The Trueperaceae bacterium sequence GGTGCGATTCGAGTTCCGCGACGCGGCGCTCCAGCTGCGTGCGTTCGCGCCGTTCGCGCCAGCGGCGCAGGCGGGCGGGCAGCCAGGCGGCGAGGAAGGCGATCAGCGCCGCGAGCGTCACGACCCCCCACACCGGCAGGGCGCCCAGCCCGGGGAGGGTAATCGGGGTGGGGTTGGCCGCCTGGATCCACGCCACGTACGCGGCGGCGATCCCGAGCAGCGACAGCGACACGATGCGTCCGACCGGCATGGGAGACAGGATACCAGGGTGCGGCGTCGTCGGCGGGGGCGCGACGCCGGCCGGCGTGCGCTATCCTGTCGGGCCGTGACGTCGCCCCCCTCCGACGCGCCCCTCGCGGGCGCCGTGCCCGACCCGCTGCCCGCCGCCGACGCCGCCCCCCCGGAGCGGGGGACCGGCGACGCGCCGCGCGTGTTCGTCGCCATGTCCGGCGGCGTCGACAGCTCCGTCGCGGCCGCCACGCTGGTGGAGCAGGGGTTCGAGGTGGTCGGGTCGATGCTTCGCTTCTGGCCGGACGACCGCGAGGCGGGCGCCTTCGACACCTGCTGCAGTCCGGCGGCGGCGTACGACGCCCGCCGGATCGCCGACGCCCTCGACGTGCCGTTCTACCTGCTGGACGCCCGCGAGCTGTTCGACGACGTCGTCGTCGATCCGTTCGTGCCGGCGTACGAGGCGGGGGAGACCCCGAACCCGTGCGTGTGGTGCAACCGCGAGATCAAGTTCGGGCGGTTCGCCCGCCAGGCGCAGGCGGCCGGCGCGGAGTTCATGGCGACCGGGCACTTCGTGCGCCGCGTCGACGGGCCCGACGGCCCGGAACTCCATCGCGGCCTCGACGACGACAAGGACCAGACGTACTTCCTGTGGGCGTTGCCGCGCGCGATCCTGCCGTACCTGTTGTTTCCCCTGGGGGAGCGCACGAAGGCGGAGGTCCGCGCCCTCGCCGCGGAGCGCGGCTACGCGACGGCGTACAAGAAGAGCTCGTCGGGGTTGTGCTTCGTCGCCGATTCGGTGCAGGAGCACCTGCGCGCGCGGAGCGCCGCGACGCCCGGGCCGGTGGTGGACGCGTCGTGCGGCCGCGAGGTCGTCGGTCGGCACGACGGCGTCGCCTTCTACACCGTGGGGCAGAAGCGGGGCTTGGGGTTGTTCAAGTCGCACGAGCCGCGCTTCGTCCTCGACCTCGAGCCGGAGACGAACACCGTCGTCGTGGGGCCCCGCGCGATGTGCGCCTGGTCGCGCCTGCGGGCCGACGCGGTCAACCTGCTGCTCGACCCGGAGGCGCTGCCCGAACGCGTGCAGGCCCAGGTCCGCTACCGGACGACGCCGGTCCCCGCGCGCGTGACGTTCGACGGGACGCACCTCGACGTGCGGTTCGACGCCCCGCAGTTCGCCGTGACGGTCGGGCAGTCGGTCGTGCTGTACGACGGCGACCGGTTGCTCGGGGGCGGGGTCATCCGCGAGCGGCACGAGCCGGCCGGCTGACGCACGCCTCGCGCTAGCATGCGGGGGAGGAGGTCGCCATGGGGTACGCCCTGACGCTCGCCGTCGTCGTTCTGTCGATCGCAGGACTCGTCACCCTCTACAACCGCATCGTGACGCTGGAGAACCGCGTGGAGAACGCGTGGGGGCAGATCGACGTGCAGCTGCGCCGCCGGGCGGACCTCGTCCCGAACCTCGTCGCCACCGTCGAGGGGTACGCCGCGCACGAGCGGGAGGCGATCGAGGCGGTGTCGAACGCCCGCCGGCGCATGGTGGACGCGTCGGGTCCGGACGAGGGCGCGACCGCCGCGAACGAGCTCCAGCGGGCCCTCGGGCGGGTCTTCGCCGTCGGGGAGGCCTACCCGGAGCTGAAGGCGGACGCGACCTTCACCGACCTGCAGGCGCAACTGGCGGAGGTGGAGGCGAAGATCGCCTACGCCCGCCAGTTCTTCAACGACGCGGTGCTGCGCTTCAACGACGCCATCCGGACGATTCCGGGGGTGCTGCTCGCCCGACCCATGGGCAAACGCCCGCACGTCTACCTCGAGGTGGACGACGCGACCCGCGCCGTGCCGGACGCCCGGGTCGGCGACGCCTGAGCGCCCGCCCCGCCCCACGAAACGCGCCCCACCGAAGCCGGTGGGGCGCGTCGTCGTTCGGGTGGGGGTGGTCAGGCCTTCGGCGCGTCCTCGCCGTCGTCCTCGCCGTCGGCCGGGACGTCGCCCGCAGGCGCATCCGCCGCGGTGTCAGCGTCCGCGGTTTCGGGCTCCGGGGTCTCGGCGTCCGTTTCGCCGGCGGGGCGCTTGCCCTCGCGGAACGCCTGCGTCAGCAGCTGCGCCGCTTCGTCGGCATCGATGGCGTTCTCCGGGTCGGGGTCGGGCGTCGCCTCGGGGGCGTCCGCCTCGGGAGCCTCCTCGCTGGATGCCGCCTCGCTGGACGCCGCCTCGCTGGACGCCGCCTCGCTGGACGCCGCCTCGCTCGACGTCGTGTCGGTCGCCTCGACCGGCTCGGTGGGGGCCTCGCCCGCGTCGGCCTCGCTCGCCGCCGGTTCGGTCGCCGGTTCGCTCGCCGGGGCCTCGGGGGCCGGGGCGTCGCCCGCGTCGGCGGTCGCTTCGGGGGCGTCCCCACCTGCGGGGGCGCTCTCGTCGTCGGACCCTTCCGCGAGACCGAACTGCGCGAACAGGTCGGCGTAGACGTCCCCGAGCTTGGTCGTGGTGCGGCCGCTGTCGCCGGACTCGGCGTAGCTGTAGTCGTAGTCGATCTCCGAGCTGCGGCGTCCCCCGCGACGGCCCTTGCGGCCGCCGGCGGCGCCGCCGGCGCGCGGCCCGCCGGCCGCCGCGGCGTCCGCCGCCGCCGCTTCCGCGGTGTAGGGCAGCAGGCGCTTGCGGGACAGGCTGGCGCGCTGTTCGACGGGATCGATGTTGAGGATCACGGCGGTGATCTCGTCGCCGCGGTTGAAGTGATCGGTGATCGTCTCGATGTGCTCGTGCGCGAGTTCGCTGATGTGCACGAGGCCCTCGATGCCCTCCTCGATCTCCATGAACACCCCGAAGTCGGTGATGCCGGTGATCGGGCCGGTGAGTTCGGTGCCGGGCGGGTAGCGGTCGGGCAGCGAGCTCCACGGGTCGGGCTGCGTCTGGCGTAGACCGAGCGAGATGCGTTGCGCGTTCGTGTCGATCTTGAGGACCATCGCTTCGACCTCGTCGCCCTCGGTCAGCATCTCCTTCGGGTGACGGATGCGCTTGGTCCAGCTCATTTCGCTGACGTGAATGAGGCCCTCGAGGCCCGGCTCGATCTCGACGAACGCCCCGAACTGCGTGAGGTTCGTGACCTTGCCCGCGACCTTCTCGCCGATCGTGTAGCGGGTGAGGACGTCCTCCCACGGGTTGCGCACCAACGTCTTCATCGACAGGTTGATGCGCTCGCGCTCGAGGTCCATGTCGAGGATCTCGACCTTGACCGCGTCGCCGACCTTCACGACGTCGCGCGGGTGGTTGAAGCGGCCGTGCGTCAGTTCGCTGCGGTGCACGAGGCCGTCGACCCCGCCGAGGTTCACGAACGCACCGAAGTCGGTGATCTCGACGATTTCGCCGTCGAGGCGGGCGCCCGGCTCGAGCTTCTGCAGGGTCTCCGCCTTCTGTTCCTTGATCTCCTCTTCGAGGATGGCGCGCCGCGAGATGATGACGCGGTTGCGACGCCGGTTCAGTTCGATGATGCGCACGCGCATGCGTTGCCCGACGAACGGGTCGAGGTCGTTGACGCGGCGCACGTCCACCTGGCTGGCGGGCAGGAAGGCGCGGATGCCGAGGTTGGCGACGAGGCCGCCCTTGACCTTCTCGACGATCTCGACCTCGACCGGCTTCTCCGCCTCGAAGATCTCCTGAAGCAGGTTCCAGGCGCGTTCCTGGTCGGCGCGCTTCTTCGACAGAATGATCGCGTTGTTCGGGATGTCGGACCGCACGACGTAGACCTGGATCTCGTCGCCGGGCTGGAAGTACTTCGCCGCCTCGGTCGCGTCGGTCTCGAACTCGAACAGCTGGTTGTACGGCAGCAGCCCTTCGATCTTCGCGCCGACGTCGACGATGATGCCGTCCTGCGCCAGCATGATGACCTCACCGGTCGTGATCATGCCGCGGTGCACGGGCTTGCGCGCGAGCTGTTCGTCGCTCGCGGCGAGCACGTCCTCCATGGTCATTTCGTCGTCGCCGGTCGCGGCGGCCGCCGCAGCGGCGGGCTCGGACGGCGCGGGCTCGGACGGACCGGGCTCGGACGGACCGGGCTCGGACGGCGCGGGCTCGGACGGACCGGGCTCGGACGGAGCGGGCTCGGACGGACCGGGCTCGGACGGGGCGGCGTCGGACGGCGAACCGTCCGCGGGGGGGTCGGAGGATCCTGGAGTGGGGCTCGGTGCCTGCGCCTCCGCCGTGCTTTCGCCCTGCTCAGCAGCCGGTGAAGGGGTCGACTCGGGACGTTCCTCCGGGGCGTGATCGGTGGCCGGGATCGGGCGCTCCTCGGCCTGACGTTCAGATTCGTCCATCTAGAAAAGATCCTCCTTGGGATGGGAAGTAGCACGTCATTACAGCACATTCGCCCTCCCCCCCGCAAGGCGCGCCCCCCGCCCCACCGCGCGCGAGCGCGGCGGGGCGGGGGGCGGCCGGGGGCGGGGCCGACCTCAGGCGGGGATGGCGGCGGCGCGCAGCGCGCGGGCGATCGCGCGGGAGCGGCCCGCGTCGCTCGACATCACCGCGCCGTGCCCGAGCAGGTCGGCCACGAGCTGCGAGCGCCCCTCGAGACCGAGTTTTCCGAGGACGTTCGAGACGTGCGCGTTGATCGTCTTGAACGTCACGTCGAGGGCTTCGGCGACGCCCTTCGTGTCCTGCCCCAACAGGAGTAGCCGGACGACGGCCAGCTCCATCATGGTGAGGGGCGAGCGGTACTGCGAGGTGCGTTGCGCGGTCGCGGCGGCGTAGAGGCCGGCGATCACGCCGCGCCGGTCGCTGCCGACCGTCA is a genomic window containing:
- a CDS encoding lipopolysaccharide assembly protein LapA domain-containing protein, whose protein sequence is MPVGRIVSLSLLGIAAAYVAWIQAANPTPITLPGLGALPVWGVVTLAALIAFLAAWLPARLRRWRERRERTQLERRVAELESH
- the mnmA gene encoding tRNA 2-thiouridine(34) synthase MnmA, translated to MTSPPSDAPLAGAVPDPLPAADAAPPERGTGDAPRVFVAMSGGVDSSVAAATLVEQGFEVVGSMLRFWPDDREAGAFDTCCSPAAAYDARRIADALDVPFYLLDARELFDDVVVDPFVPAYEAGETPNPCVWCNREIKFGRFARQAQAAGAEFMATGHFVRRVDGPDGPELHRGLDDDKDQTYFLWALPRAILPYLLFPLGERTKAEVRALAAERGYATAYKKSSSGLCFVADSVQEHLRARSAATPGPVVDASCGREVVGRHDGVAFYTVGQKRGLGLFKSHEPRFVLDLEPETNTVVVGPRAMCAWSRLRADAVNLLLDPEALPERVQAQVRYRTTPVPARVTFDGTHLDVRFDAPQFAVTVGQSVVLYDGDRLLGGGVIRERHEPAG
- a CDS encoding LemA family protein, which gives rise to MGYALTLAVVVLSIAGLVTLYNRIVTLENRVENAWGQIDVQLRRRADLVPNLVATVEGYAAHEREAIEAVSNARRRMVDASGPDEGATAANELQRALGRVFAVGEAYPELKADATFTDLQAQLAEVEAKIAYARQFFNDAVLRFNDAIRTIPGVLLARPMGKRPHVYLEVDDATRAVPDARVGDA
- a CDS encoding 30S ribosomal protein S1, with translation MDESERQAEERPIPATDHAPEERPESTPSPAAEQGESTAEAQAPSPTPGSSDPPADGSPSDAAPSEPGPSEPAPSEPGPSEPAPSEPGPSEPGPSEPAPSEPAAAAAAATGDDEMTMEDVLAASDEQLARKPVHRGMITTGEVIMLAQDGIIVDVGAKIEGLLPYNQLFEFETDATEAAKYFQPGDEIQVYVVRSDIPNNAIILSKKRADQERAWNLLQEIFEAEKPVEVEIVEKVKGGLVANLGIRAFLPASQVDVRRVNDLDPFVGQRMRVRIIELNRRRNRVIISRRAILEEEIKEQKAETLQKLEPGARLDGEIVEITDFGAFVNLGGVDGLVHRSELTHGRFNHPRDVVKVGDAVKVEILDMDLERERINLSMKTLVRNPWEDVLTRYTIGEKVAGKVTNLTQFGAFVEIEPGLEGLIHVSEMSWTKRIRHPKEMLTEGDEVEAMVLKIDTNAQRISLGLRQTQPDPWSSLPDRYPPGTELTGPITGITDFGVFMEIEEGIEGLVHISELAHEHIETITDHFNRGDEITAVILNIDPVEQRASLSRKRLLPYTAEAAAADAAAAGGPRAGGAAGGRKGRRGGRRSSEIDYDYSYAESGDSGRTTTKLGDVYADLFAQFGLAEGSDDESAPAGGDAPEATADAGDAPAPEAPASEPATEPAASEADAGEAPTEPVEATDTTSSEAASSEAASSEAASSEAASSEEAPEADAPEATPDPDPENAIDADEAAQLLTQAFREGKRPAGETDAETPEPETADADTAADAPAGDVPADGEDDGEDAPKA
- a CDS encoding helix-turn-helix transcriptional regulator, with the translated sequence MNDDVLKIRVRASHDTYLHLLRDVTERPDVMAETVPEGVPSAPEDLAPGVAQVVLDYPLTWALTQLEGLNSVDRARTLVVTQTHHPVYHDVLASAHVSGVTVGSDRRGVIAGLYAAATAQRTSQYRSPLTMMELAVVRLLLLGQDTKGVAEALDVTFKTINAHVSNVLGKLGLEGRSQLVADLLGHGAVMSSDAGRSRAIARALRAAAIPA